In Sphingomonas sp. SORGH_AS_0950, the following are encoded in one genomic region:
- a CDS encoding S8 family serine peptidase, translating to MSAKAAYAYDRGIAGKGVTIAILDTGIDTSGREFAGRISPDSTAFDQKIARCGTCAAETIRFEVKDVIGHGTRVAGVAAGARDGNGIQGVAPDATILALKISGPDMSNVTPTSGAVPEGSGPNPALLAPAIRYALEKGAFVINLSANGSVAGQQAIDQRAAMDAVRQADRLFVQSISNFTDEDSFTGQFAENLIGTDRANKDWFLFAIGVDRNGNPRSANGSPGPLADRMIAAGGNAVQTMDESGAIVTVTGNSFAAPAVAGAAALLKQYWPQLGGKAISRILLDTATDAGAPGVDPIFGAGILNIEKAMQAQAPAAAFAAAQTVLARYSSLTVSGPFGGGAGAAALGDKVAGMTVLDRYGRDFHMTGASGIRAQSSGLLAGAMLTPVDPPWLTPNPTDARFGFVSPATTTGYWQGARSNRPAFASFSPARGQTVTLGANVAIGQSAAIAGSPLRGIGATPVGMTSSWSGSGWSASFASGTSRDRRTEQRTVAITTPLGIGLELSDVAEHGRVLGLSGGPDLGLEGASTTMATLTMRRTVAGLMLSARATAANTRVRGGSELMRFDQPVLGTAYAVEGARGLLGGVATLGLSSPLRVERARATMVLPVTYDLMSGAMATRMAVVDLVPKARELDVELGWSAALSPMSSLRVGIAQAFDAGHVAGATDIAGFVTLVLR from the coding sequence GGACAGTACGGCCTTCGACCAGAAGATTGCCCGCTGCGGCACCTGCGCCGCTGAGACGATCCGCTTCGAAGTGAAGGATGTGATTGGTCACGGCACAAGGGTCGCTGGCGTCGCCGCCGGTGCCCGCGACGGCAATGGCATTCAGGGTGTGGCGCCTGATGCCACGATCCTGGCGCTCAAGATCAGCGGGCCGGACATGTCGAACGTGACGCCCACATCCGGCGCCGTGCCGGAAGGAAGTGGGCCGAACCCCGCGCTGCTTGCGCCCGCCATCCGCTACGCTCTCGAGAAGGGGGCGTTCGTCATCAACCTGAGCGCTAACGGAAGCGTCGCCGGACAGCAGGCGATCGACCAGCGTGCGGCGATGGACGCCGTGCGGCAGGCCGACCGGCTATTCGTACAGTCCATCTCAAATTTCACCGACGAAGACAGCTTCACCGGTCAATTCGCCGAAAACCTCATCGGCACAGATCGTGCCAACAAGGACTGGTTCCTGTTTGCGATCGGCGTCGACCGCAACGGCAATCCGCGTAGCGCCAACGGAAGCCCAGGCCCGCTCGCCGATCGCATGATCGCGGCGGGCGGCAACGCTGTGCAGACCATGGATGAAAGCGGCGCGATTGTGACGGTGACCGGCAACAGCTTCGCTGCTCCCGCAGTCGCCGGTGCGGCGGCGCTACTCAAGCAATATTGGCCGCAGCTTGGCGGCAAGGCGATCAGCCGCATCTTGCTCGACACCGCCACCGACGCCGGTGCGCCGGGCGTCGATCCGATCTTTGGCGCAGGCATTCTCAACATCGAAAAGGCGATGCAGGCGCAGGCGCCTGCTGCTGCCTTCGCGGCCGCGCAGACCGTATTGGCCCGCTACTCCTCGCTTACCGTCTCGGGTCCGTTCGGTGGTGGCGCCGGTGCGGCGGCGTTGGGCGACAAGGTTGCCGGCATGACAGTGCTCGACCGTTATGGCCGGGACTTCCACATGACGGGTGCATCCGGCATCCGCGCGCAGAGCTCTGGGCTCTTGGCCGGTGCGATGCTGACGCCGGTCGATCCGCCTTGGCTGACGCCTAACCCGACCGATGCAAGGTTCGGCTTTGTATCGCCGGCGACGACCACGGGTTATTGGCAGGGGGCGCGATCCAACCGCCCGGCTTTTGCCTCCTTTTCTCCGGCACGGGGGCAGACGGTCACGCTGGGCGCGAACGTCGCGATCGGCCAAAGTGCCGCCATTGCCGGATCGCCGTTGCGCGGGATCGGCGCGACACCGGTCGGAATGACGTCGAGCTGGAGCGGCTCGGGCTGGTCGGCATCGTTCGCCTCCGGCACGTCGCGTGATCGTCGGACTGAGCAGCGCACCGTCGCAATAACAACGCCGCTGGGAATCGGGCTGGAGCTATCCGACGTCGCCGAGCATGGCCGCGTGCTGGGGCTGAGCGGCGGTCCTGACCTCGGGTTGGAGGGGGCCTCCACCACGATGGCGACGCTGACGATGCGGCGGACCGTCGCCGGGCTGATGCTGTCCGCGCGGGCGACAGCTGCCAACACCCGCGTGCGCGGTGGGTCCGAACTGATGCGCTTCGACCAGCCGGTGCTCGGCACCGCTTACGCGGTCGAGGGTGCACGCGGCCTGCTTGGCGGCGTCGCGACGCTTGGCCTGTCCTCGCCGCTCCGCGTCGAGCGTGCGCGGGCCACCATGGTGCTGCCAGTCACCTACGACCTGATGTCGGGGGCAATGGCAACGCGGATGGCGGTGGTCGATCTGGTCCCGAAAGCGCGTGAACTTGATGTCGAACTGGGTTGGTCGGCGGCACTGTCGCCAATGTCATCGCTCCGCGTCGGCATCGCCCAAGCCTTCGATGCGGGCCATGTCGCGGGTGCGACCGACATCGCGGGCTTCGTCACGCTGGTGTTGCGGTGA